One Gemmatimonadaceae bacterium genomic region harbors:
- the metG gene encoding methionine--tRNA ligase, giving the protein MPQFYLTTAIDYANGEAHLGHALEKIGADAIARYRRLRGDDVHFLMGMDEHGQKVAQAAVAQGVQPQALVDRIAASFEAVWARLDISYDQFIRTTQPAHKAGVRALILRIHELHPDDFFEKTYEGWYCVGCELFKRDDEIVDGKCVVHPTRALQWTQERNWFFRLTRYEDFLKTWFAEHPGFLRPETRRNEILSLLEQGLEDISITRSRLAWAIPFPIPTSDGEEQGTWVWFDALPNYLTATGYPDPSYARRWPAQLHVIGKDITRLHCVIWPAMLKAAELALPEAVWAHGFVSLGGERFSKSAGVKLELADAIDRFGPDAFRYFLTREVPFDGDGSFSWERFEDRYNADLANAWGNLASRTIAMVDRYRGGVVPTAPRGPVDEADAADYAAYHAAMDGALGYPLHEALRAVWLTVARGNEYVDRQAPWKLAKDPTLAGALDVALGTLIRQLARQCVALQPFMPGKAQVLWKQLGGPGAVADQRFAEFDALDPAGWRVTKGDPLFPKPERTS; this is encoded by the coding sequence TCCTGATGGGAATGGACGAGCACGGCCAGAAGGTGGCGCAGGCGGCCGTGGCGCAGGGCGTGCAGCCGCAGGCATTGGTGGATCGGATCGCGGCGTCGTTCGAGGCGGTGTGGGCCCGGCTCGACATCTCCTACGACCAGTTCATCCGCACCACGCAGCCCGCCCACAAGGCGGGCGTGCGAGCGTTGATCCTGCGCATCCACGAGCTGCACCCCGACGATTTTTTCGAGAAGACATATGAAGGGTGGTACTGCGTGGGATGCGAACTGTTCAAGCGCGACGACGAGATCGTGGATGGGAAGTGCGTCGTCCACCCGACCCGGGCATTGCAGTGGACGCAGGAGCGCAACTGGTTCTTCCGCCTCACGCGTTATGAGGATTTTTTAAAGACCTGGTTCGCCGAGCACCCGGGCTTCCTGCGCCCCGAGACGCGGCGCAACGAGATCCTGTCGCTGCTCGAGCAGGGGCTGGAGGACATCTCCATCACGCGGTCGCGGCTGGCCTGGGCCATCCCGTTCCCGATCCCGACGAGCGACGGCGAGGAACAGGGCACGTGGGTCTGGTTCGACGCCCTGCCCAACTACCTCACCGCCACCGGCTATCCCGACCCGTCGTACGCGCGGCGGTGGCCGGCGCAGCTGCACGTGATCGGCAAGGACATCACGCGGCTGCACTGCGTGATCTGGCCGGCGATGCTCAAGGCGGCGGAGTTGGCGCTGCCCGAGGCGGTGTGGGCGCACGGCTTCGTGTCGCTGGGCGGCGAGCGCTTCAGCAAATCGGCCGGCGTGAAGCTCGAACTCGCGGACGCGATCGACCGGTTCGGACCGGACGCGTTCCGGTATTTCCTGACCCGCGAGGTGCCCTTTGACGGCGACGGCAGCTTCTCGTGGGAGCGGTTCGAAGACCGGTACAACGCCGACCTGGCCAACGCGTGGGGAAACCTGGCGAGTCGAACGATCGCCATGGTGGACCGCTACCGCGGGGGCGTGGTGCCAACGGCGCCGCGCGGCCCGGTGGACGAGGCCGACGCCGCGGACTACGCCGCCTATCACGCCGCCATGGACGGGGCGCTGGGCTACCCGCTGCACGAGGCGCTGCGAGCCGTGTGGCTCACCGTGGCCCGCGGCAACGAGTACGTGGACCGGCAGGCGCCGTGGAAGCTGGCCAAGGATCCGACACTCGCCGGAGCACTCGACGTCGCGCTCGGCACGCTCATCCGCCAGTTGGCGCGCCAGTGCGTGGCGCTCCAGCCTTTCATGCCGGGCAAGGCGCAGGTGCTGTGGAAGCAGTTGGGCGGCCCCGGCGCGGTGGCCGATCAGCGGTTCGCGGAGTTCGACGCGCTCGACCCGGCCGGTTGGCGGGTGACGAAGGGCGATCCGCTGTTCCCGAAGCCCGAGCGCACCAGCTAG